Proteins encoded by one window of Brevibacterium atlanticum:
- a CDS encoding peptide deformylase, giving the protein MAERDIRLWGDPVLRSACEPVTVFDEHIAALAEDLVDTALPEGRAAVAAPQIGVGLRAFGYDLDGRTGYVINPEIVELGGELRDIEEGCLSVPGLFFPTPRYEFARVRGVDAQNEPVEIEGTEVFAQMLQHEVGHLDGQVYIQTLPKDRRREAMREIRSSDWFLARMS; this is encoded by the coding sequence ATGGCTGAACGCGACATCCGCCTCTGGGGCGACCCCGTTCTGCGTAGCGCCTGTGAACCGGTGACCGTCTTCGACGAGCACATCGCAGCACTCGCTGAGGACCTCGTCGACACCGCATTGCCGGAGGGTCGAGCCGCAGTCGCGGCCCCGCAGATCGGGGTCGGGCTGCGGGCCTTCGGCTACGACCTCGACGGGCGCACCGGCTACGTCATCAATCCCGAGATCGTCGAACTCGGGGGAGAGCTGCGCGACATCGAAGAGGGCTGCCTGTCCGTGCCCGGACTGTTCTTCCCGACCCCGCGCTACGAGTTCGCTCGGGTGCGGGGTGTGGATGCGCAGAATGAGCCGGTCGAGATCGAAGGCACTGAGGTGTTCGCCCAGATGCTGCAGCACGAGGTGGGACACCTCGACGGGCAGGTCTACATCCAGACTCTGCCGAAGGATCGCCGCCGGGAAGCCATGAGGGAGATCCGGTCGAGCGACTGGTTCCTCGCCCGCATGAGCTGA
- a CDS encoding 3-hydroxybutyryl-CoA dehydrogenase codes for MTIQRTAVIGSGLMGAGIAEVLAKSGLDVIVREINDEASAAGRARIEKSLGRAVEKGKLDADARDTALSNLRFSTDIADLADRQLVIEAASENEDIKKSIFSELDGVVTDPEAILASNTSSMPIIRFAQSTSRPERVLGIHFFNPAPVQPLVEIVSSVLTAEEVRSTVTDFVSDVLGKKPVQAEDRPGFIVNALLIPYLCSAIRMLESGFATKEDIDTGMVNGCAHPMGPIKLADLVGLDTCLFAAQSMYEETGDLATKPPVLLSRMVDAGLLGVKSGRGFYEY; via the coding sequence ATGACCATTCAACGCACCGCCGTCATCGGCAGCGGACTCATGGGAGCCGGAATCGCCGAGGTGCTCGCGAAGTCCGGTCTCGATGTGATCGTCCGTGAGATCAACGACGAGGCCTCGGCCGCGGGCAGGGCGAGGATCGAGAAGTCCTTGGGCCGTGCCGTCGAGAAGGGAAAGCTCGACGCCGACGCCCGTGACACGGCTCTGTCGAATCTGCGTTTCAGCACCGATATCGCCGATCTGGCCGACCGCCAGCTCGTCATCGAGGCGGCCAGTGAGAACGAGGACATCAAGAAGTCGATCTTCTCCGAACTCGACGGAGTCGTCACCGACCCCGAGGCGATCCTCGCCTCGAACACCTCGTCGATGCCGATCATCCGCTTCGCTCAGTCCACCTCGCGTCCCGAACGGGTCCTCGGCATCCATTTCTTCAACCCGGCACCCGTGCAGCCGCTCGTCGAGATCGTCTCTTCGGTGCTCACCGCCGAGGAGGTCAGGAGCACCGTCACGGACTTCGTCTCCGATGTGCTCGGCAAGAAGCCCGTCCAGGCCGAGGATCGACCCGGGTTCATCGTCAATGCTCTGCTCATTCCCTACCTGTGCAGCGCTATCCGGATGCTCGAATCCGGGTTCGCGACGAAGGAGGACATCGACACGGGCATGGTCAACGGCTGCGCGCACCCGATGGGTCCGATCAAGCTCGCCGATCTCGTCGGGCTCGACACCTGCCTCTTCGCCGCGCAGAGCATGTACGAAGAGACCGGTGATCTCGCCACCAAGCCGCCGGTGCTGCTCTCGCGCATGGTCGATGCCGGTCTGCTCGGTGTGAAGAGCGGTCGCGGCTTCTACGAGTACTGA
- a CDS encoding aminotransferase class I/II-fold pyridoxal phosphate-dependent enzyme has protein sequence MPSPSDLQTRLDEASTAYEEFASRGLKLDITRGKPAPEQLDLAADLLTAVSGDDAVTPSGVDTRNYGGAAGLIELREIFAPLLKVPAAQLLAGGNASLTFMTQALTFALLHGTAVDDRPWGQGPHKLLCPVPGYDRHFTLAESLGFELLTIPMDDEGPVVAEAQKLAEDPAVKGMWLVPMYSNPTGITITESRARELAAMPTAAPDFTLLWDNAYALHHLRADHPDNLDILSLCAEAGNPERAWIFASTSKVTHAGAGVSFFAGGPATVDWMLANLGKVSIGPDKINQLRHVRFFGDSAGVEAHMRKHAEIIAPKFDAVLTALKDGLGPEDLATWTSPDGGYFITLTTMDGIADRVVKLAAEAGVKLTPAGATHPYGLDPSNSIIRIAPTMPTLEDVELAAAGLVACVRLASYEKLMAS, from the coding sequence ATGCCCTCACCGTCCGACCTGCAGACACGCCTGGATGAGGCGTCGACCGCCTACGAGGAGTTCGCCTCCCGGGGACTCAAGCTCGACATCACTCGCGGCAAGCCCGCCCCCGAACAGCTCGACCTCGCCGCAGACCTCCTCACCGCGGTCTCCGGCGACGACGCTGTCACTCCCAGCGGGGTCGACACTCGCAACTACGGCGGCGCGGCTGGACTCATCGAACTGCGAGAGATCTTCGCTCCCCTGCTCAAGGTGCCCGCCGCTCAGCTGCTCGCCGGCGGCAACGCGTCGTTGACGTTCATGACCCAGGCCCTGACCTTCGCGCTGCTGCACGGCACCGCCGTCGACGACAGGCCCTGGGGGCAGGGACCGCACAAACTGCTGTGTCCGGTGCCCGGCTACGACAGGCACTTCACCCTGGCCGAGTCACTCGGCTTCGAACTGCTCACCATCCCGATGGACGATGAGGGACCGGTCGTCGCCGAGGCTCAGAAGCTCGCCGAGGACCCCGCGGTCAAGGGCATGTGGCTGGTCCCGATGTACTCGAACCCGACCGGCATCACCATCACCGAATCCCGGGCGAGGGAACTGGCGGCGATGCCGACCGCCGCCCCGGACTTCACCCTGCTGTGGGACAACGCCTATGCTCTTCACCACCTGCGTGCCGATCATCCCGACAATCTCGACATCCTCTCCCTGTGCGCCGAGGCGGGGAACCCCGAACGGGCCTGGATCTTCGCATCGACCTCGAAGGTCACACACGCCGGTGCGGGTGTGTCCTTCTTCGCCGGAGGACCGGCGACTGTGGACTGGATGCTCGCCAACCTCGGCAAGGTCTCGATCGGTCCTGACAAGATCAATCAGCTGCGACACGTGCGCTTCTTCGGTGATTCGGCAGGAGTCGAGGCACATATGCGCAAGCATGCCGAGATCATCGCCCCGAAATTCGACGCCGTGCTCACAGCACTCAAGGACGGGCTCGGGCCGGAGGACCTGGCGACATGGACCAGCCCCGACGGCGGCTACTTCATCACCCTGACGACGATGGACGGCATCGCCGATCGCGTCGTCAAGCTCGCCGCGGAAGCCGGCGTCAAGCTCACGCCCGCGGGCGCGACACATCCCTATGGCTTGGATCCGAGCAACAGCATCATCCGCATCGCACCGACGATGCCGACACTCGAGGACGTCGAACTGGCCGCCGCCGGCCTCGTCGCCTGCGTGCGGCTGGCCAGCTATGAGAAGCTCATGGCCAGCTGA